Genomic window (Nomia melanderi isolate GNS246 chromosome 14, iyNomMela1, whole genome shotgun sequence):
GACGAATACTCTATATTTATGTCAGGACTGAAAGTGAATAATCGCAATGCCAAATTGTTTAATAACGTCGGGCACGCATTGGAAAGTCAAGGACAATTTAAAGAAGCACTGAACTTTTTTAACATGGCTGTACAAGTTCAAGGCGACGATATTGGCGCGCACATCAACGTAGGCAGAACTTACAATCACcttaaaatgtttaaagaagCCGAAGACGCATActtaaaagtaaatagtacaGTTAAATCATATTTGTGAAGTTactatattacaaaaaaaaaatccaATGGATCGTAATTCAAACATTGCTGTACTGATAGTCTACTTTTCATTCAGGCAAAATCCCTACTTCCGAAAGCAAAGCCTGGAGAGTCTTACCAAGCTCGTATAGCACCGAATCACTTGAATGTTTTTGTGAACTTAGCGAACTTAATAGCAAAGAATGCAACTAGGTTAGAAGAAGCTGATTTGCTTTATAGACAGGCGATTAGTATGCGCGCTGATTACACGCAGGCATATATTAATCGAGGCGATGTCTTAATTAAGCTTAATCGTACTAAAGAAGCCCAGGAAGTTTACGAACGGGCTCTTTTTTACGACAGTAATAATCCAGATATCTATTACAATGTAAGTATCTCAAATGTTGTATAAAGATATTGtaggaaaatagaaatttacatAACGTTATTTCTCAAGCTGGGAGTTGTATTCTTGGAACAAGGAAAAGCATCCCAAGCTTTGGCGTATTTGGATAAAGCATTAGAATTCGATCCGGAACACGAGCAAGCTTTATTAAACTCAGCTATCTTACTTCAAGAATTAGGACGCGCGGAATTGCGAAAAGTAGCCAGAGAAAGACTCTTGAAATTGTTGAGAAAGGTATTCTCTATTTCTAGCTGTTCTTTTACTTAACTAATTTTTCAGATAATTTAACAGAATAGGTTTATCTTTAGGATTCCAATAACGAGAGAGTGCATTTCAATCTTGGAATGTTAGCCATGGATGATCACGATAATGGAAGCGCGGAACGATGGTTCCGAAATGCAGTTGCTTTAAAGGAAGATTTCCGGTCCGCGTTATTCAATTTGGCTCTGTTATTGGCAGATGAACAACGTCCCCTCGAGGCAGCACCGTTTTTAAATCAGCTAGTTAGATTTCATCCGGACCACGTTAAGGGATTAATTCTTTTAGGGGATATATATATTAACAACATAAAAGATTTGGATGCGGCCGAAAACGTAACGTTGAATGTTAATTTAacaatatcgttttatatgctTGATAAAGTATAGAAGCATTAACacaaattttgaaatgtttacaGTGTTACCGTAGAATACTGCAGTTGGATCCAACAAATATTCAAGGTCTACATAATTTGTGCGTTGTAATGGTGGAACGTGGAAAGTTAGGTTTGGCTGCTCAGTGTTTGGAACGGGCAGCAGCTTTGGCACCGCAGCAGGATTACGTGCACAGACACCTTGCTATTGTAAAGGCTCGCATCAGTAGGCTACCTTCGGATCAACGTGATACGGAAGTCTTCGACGATTCTTTCTGGCAGACTAGTCCGAAGGAGAGGAATTTTAATATGGGGGACATTTCAACTGGTAGCACCGGCGGCAGTTCAACCGCTCCTGGAGGTCCTGGAAATATGGTTAACAGTGGTAACCAGTTTCTGGGAAAAACAGATTCCGTGTTCTCGAATCATCACAATCACATAGGAAATAAGAAAAGCAGTGCTGAttcgttgaataataatataatccacTTGAAGAGTCCGTCGAAACATGGAAGGATTCCactgaatgaaattaaatcagACGCGAAGGAAATATATAACGATAAAACGAAACCTTCGAGTTCAAGCGGAAGCTCGAAAGACACGCAGAAACGTTCACCTGAAATAGGTTTCAGCGCGGACACGACGGAATTGACAATCGACCGAGAACGCGCAGGCAAAACGATTAATTCCGAGCAATTCGATCAAGTCGCGCCGATCTTTCCAACCGGCGGAAACCATACTGAAACCACACGTCAAGCTAAAGACACCGCGTTCTCATAGTGTTGACGTTACAATCCGCCGAATattgtataaagttatattCTACGTATAACGAAAGAATATGGTGGTACAGCCGTATAGAGCTAATGtgtgaatataaaatgaatacagagtattgttttatatgctGTACGAATAGaatgttttgtaaaatatatttaaaaatgtgtatctcttttcttctctttttttctagATCTTCCGCATGAATTGAAATTCATTCTTGCTAAATAACATCTTTAGGAACGAACGAATCGAATGTCGAATGTACTTAAAGGCATGCttctttatgtttttatttcgcTTACCGTTAAACGTGCACAGCAATATTAGCAATAAGCAAGCAATAACGGATAACGAATTGGCACGCTAATGTCAGAAATACGATTGCTCCTCGgtaagaaaaaaaatagaaccAAATAAAGCTGATGTACTGATACATAATATGGGAAGGGGGCGGGAGGATGGTGCTGCGAAGCGTGTATTTTACAAGTTGTTGTCAATTTAAAACGGAACAGAACGGTTTCAGTCGCTGGAGGATTTAGTTTCGAATGTGTGCTCCCTCGACATACGTCTTATTCCCGTTTTCCGTTCTCTTCGTCGCTACGAAATTGTCGAAAGTGTTGAAAACTGTGTATGCACGTACGTAGTgtacagaaaatatttaacgtaaAATTACACCGCGTGTGATGAAATGTACTCAAATTTAGAGAATAGGAGAATGATTATCGCTGACTGATCCGTATACGTTTCGTTATACTTAATtatgaacgaacgaacgtttTTAATTGTGCCGATAAACCGAATGAAATGAAGACTAACAAGAGGAAAAAGAACGAGGCGATGCCACGGGGTTTCTTAGTTTTGGTGTTCGCGTAATTTTCGTTATGGAAGTTCAAACAGTTCTGTTTAAATGAACATCGAATACTAAATTCGCCTATACGTACCACGATAATCATCGACAAGAAGATCCATTTACATTTTTAGTACCCCTTTACGTTCAAGAGGAAGTAAACGTCGAATCTCCTCGAGTAACCGGATCGAAACTGGTCTTGATCGATCATTTTCCGGATCAATGGGATAAGTAAAGAGTATGGACCATTAAGACAACGAACAAATTGATTCGATTGCATCGCGAAACGTTAAGGGAACATTTGAAAGAAGCCGAGGAAATCTGTAAAGAAGATTTCGTTGTTACTTGAAAAGAATGCAAACAATCGAACcgagtttcttcttttttttttttttaattgtcctTATCATTTATCGAGGCGTAACTTCCTATGGCGATCCTTGGAAAAATAGCGAAAAATAGGAATACCGTTGACCATCGTTTATAAACATAATTTCTTatcgtttaaattattaatttacttttatcggTGTTTTTTTACGATTCTCTTATCGTCTTCGATGCATTTGTTTTCAATTCTGGtgtataattgaaaatcttaTCAAAATAGACGGCACACGAAAAAAGATCAATACTCGCGGCGCTTTAACATTGTTTTCGTGTATGTATCAATTATCAACCAGATTATTACACATCTCGCGTTCTCCTTCGAAACGTACGCTGCGCCAATGAATACACGCGAGGAAAAAGCATATATCAATTTATCGTATAGTtgtctctcctttttttctacTTCTCGAAAATTAGACTGCTTGGAATGTTATTCCTCGATTAATGTAACGATTCagatataaaaaaaggaaagaaaaatactAGGCTgtatacatatttcatatttacatgtatattttgTTGATCTTTGTTTTAACGATTTATATTGCTAAGcgattcttttatatattttcttttatagtaGACATTTATTCTGTTGCATGAACGGAAagtgaaatcatttaaaaaatgtaattgtcGTTAGACAGTTGCTACCTATAAAATCAAGGAAGTGTTCGTTACACGATGATCATATTTAGCAGACAAAGTTATATTAAGATTATGTGTTATCGTTGCTCGTGAATCACGCAGCGAAGTTCTATTAACATCACATAGACGAGTGTATTGTCGGTATCTCGTACGAGTTTTTCCACCTAGATCTCTATTTATACATTCGCGTTGAAAATAACTGACTACTGGCGCTTCTTGTCTGCTTACGAGAGTAAACAGTTGCGTTTCTTTCATTTATCGATGCTTATCAATGCGAAGCGAACGTAATTGCGAGGAAAAATTCCAGGGAAATGAatctaattaaaagaaaaaaaggtgaAATAATGTTATTCGGATTCTTAGTCGTACGACCGATTTCCTGTGGGGGTCCTAATTTCCGGaatgtatttcttaaataaaatagtacaaAACCGAATGCAGACGACGAAATACTCTCGGAATCTCTGTAAATCATTTTGAGTTTTCTCGCAAACCCTCGTCGCGAGGTTGCAGCGcaatatgtatttatgtatatttaaagaaatgatATCTAAAAATAAGTTGCACTCGTCAAGTGGTACGCGACAGCATGGGGTATCATTATTGATAAGTCTCGATAAAAGTTTATGAAAGTGATTTAAGTAGTCACGTTGAACGATTCCATTACTATTGGAGTCTAACGTACATGTAaaagtgtaatattttatatttctaatttattatttgaagttTCTGCCCTTAGTTTGAAAACACGAAATAGTACATGTACTTTGAAAAAAGTGCCAATGGTGGAAATAGATGTCGCGTTGGTTTGACCGTTCGAACCACGCGCCATTATTAATTTTCCCGCTAGTGTGATTAACGacaatatattgttatatcGCATTGTATTCGATTTTAAACGGTTGATAAACATGTTTCACGTAGGTTGGTTTTAACAACGTTACTTGGATTTTGAGATGCTCGCATACCGATTACACGTTCTCGTCGGTTTGGTACTCGTCGTAGCAACCTTAACGTCAAAGACGAAACACACGCAATCGGACGTGTTTCATAACAGACGAAATCGGCAAGCTAACAACAGCGAAGCGCGTCATTATTGCGGTGACAGGCTTACGAGCGCTTTACAGAAAATCTGCGATAGCGTTTACTATGCTAGATTCAAAAGAAATGACCAAGGTACTGGAATCTTCATCGATTCGATaatagaactaccagacggaccAAAATGGCGAATCTCATTTTTTTGATTTACACACGATTATCTAAATTACCAAAGTATCTTCACGGAAAGTTATGGAATAATTGAATCCCTTGGCTACGGAAGAATTTTGCGTTAGAGTTTTCCGGATTTTTAAGAGAATCTATTGAAACCatcgaaacactgaattgaagtaaattaaaccaatataaaatagtcatatttatatgtaatatataactAGAGGAAAATGTGATTgtcgaattagaattcacttacgtcTGGTTTAAACGAGCTTCGCTGCGATTATCGtcgataaaattttaatagcaCCTATTGGCGCCAACAGTAGTCGAGGGGTTAATCCATTCGTGTATCTACATACATATAGCAATAAAAGTGATGGGTAACTTTGAAAAAGGgtactcttataatttttagaagaaaattactgtaattttgactgttcggtagttctattgttaaataattttttttttattctcgcATGAAAGATCCGCCCTTTTTCTAGAAACGGAGAAGAAAGGCTCTTTATCTAGCAATGATTTTCATCCCTACAAATCGATCGAGAATGCGAAGAAAATGCTGAAGGTTCGGAGACTTTCACGAGGTATACGCGAGGAGTGTTGCCTAGGATCGTGCTCCATGGAGGAACTACGCTCTTACTGCGGCAGTCAATAACAAAAATCCATCTTAATGctgataatttcaatttttcgtcgTGCGGCAAAGATCTTTTTCCCTTTCTACTCTGTTTAGGGTAGTAATATgctgtaataattttaaatcggttaaaattcgtatttatagactgataaatgtatttaatttgtatacatTTCTATCTCAGGTCTTCGACAAACTTTCGAGAAAGAAGAATAGCCGACGAGTGACAGCTAACGAAGGCGAATCTGAAACAGGTtccactgctttgtaacgtctCGCCGAATCTCCCGAGGTTTCGTGACGTTACGGGGGGAATGTCacatttcatttgattctacaGATGGACGCCCGTTCGAATCGCTCCGGTTTAATCAACTGCATGtatactaaaatatatatatatttatatacgattTGATCTCATTTGTACTTAATCAATATAGATTGTGTAAGAAATAGAATTCTATGTTGTCAATTAAATATGcatgtatgtaataatattttgtttcgtaCGAATATGAAAATAGTTATAGCTGATAGGTTAATTGTAAAGCTATCTGGTATGTATTAGGATTAGCACATAAATTATTTAGCATACTTATATTCATATCTGTATTAAAGCTTCCAAAgagagaattatatatttttgaaagattcatttttctggttatataattaaattcagatATCACATTAAAATTGGGAGAATAGCTTCTGGAAAAGTCTTACATATTTgatgaatattacaaaaacgAATGATcagaatgtttatattaaataattgttattatttaacaaaatttcgtTTTAAGAATACATATTGGGAATATATGGATGAATGTAAAGATTAACGAATAattgtgtaatataaataatggagACAGAAGAAGTTTATAGCCTTACAATCACTCCACCCATTATATCAAGGTTTGCAGTTCAATGGTCTGAAGACAATCATATATCAATTCTTAATGAGAAAGGAATTCATGTATTTGTAAGTTTAATGTTAACaatgtttcttatttatttcgtatACTTATATATCGATATATATTACGTTATTTCAtaaaaagatttataaaatgaaaagaatatattttatattatgattcCATACAGGAATTTGTACCTAATCCAATGTCTCCTTATTCAACCATAAAATTTTCAAGATCTTTTATTTATGCACCGTTGATTTTTCCCACGGAAcctataatgaataaaatagagTCTAAAATCTGGAGTATGCATCGTGAAGAAATTTACTCATTTATAATGGAAGAAAGTTTGACTCCAAAAATATCTAATGTTAAAGAGATGATGCCGAAAATATTGGAATTAGCATGGTCACCACGGAACTTACTATTTCCAAACAAATGCCTTCTTGCGATATTGACTTCAACAGGGGCTGTCTTGATTGCTCATAAAATTTCCACAGATTGGTATCCTATATATGATTTGAGTTCTatacgttacaatattatagAAGATGAAATTACTACAAAGCTGAAGGATATGACAAACCATTCTACTTCATTTTTAACACTCAAGAACTGTGTTCAAGCGCTACAAGCTTCATGTATGACTTGGAGTAGCCTCTTGGGAGATTTTGCATACCTTACTGTTGCTTATCGTAATGgggatataattatttataaagttcCAATTATCACATATTGCAGCGAAATACCATCTATTAAAATTATGGGCACAGTGTGTTTGAACGAACATGTCAAAATAAATGCTTTGCATTGGATTACTATCAATGCAACAAAATATGTAATTGTTCTAGCATATTTTGATGGACGTATTCATGGTCTTACAATGGAAAATCCTGATCAACTAGTTGAATTTAAATCAATTGACAAATATTATGATTATGCAGACCGTATACCTGTTGGTACTATAAAAACATTTCCACAAACTGATCTATCTacaaaaattcttatttcaaaaGGCAGTTTTCTGTTTCTGTTGCATTTAACAACAAatggaacattgaaaaatatacaacACTTGCAATTAGAAGGATTTACGATCTCAggtaaaaaaagaacattattattgttttgtatataaattataaaaactcttttcatcaatataataaaattaattatttttaggaTTAATTTCCGCGAATATCGATTATGCATTAGTTACAATAGAAAATAGTTTAATGTTTGCAATTGATATACAAAAgaacaatttttcgaaaatcaGCATAAAGAATACATTACAACAAACTAATGTACGTTATTTGGGTCTTGCTCATTCCTTAAGCCATGCAATTTTTGTAAATGTAACTTCTCCAAATACTGTATACGATCATCTAGTAAACAAAGAACCcagtaaaattcatttctttattttaaagaacGAAAATTGGAATCCGTTActcattttaaataacaatagagAAAAAAGGTTTGAACTTTTATGGGACTGTTTAGAAGTAATCAGGTTGAAGGCAACAAAAGCGGAAGACCTTTCATCCATATTACCAAAAATACCATCTAATATGGAATCTTTATCTTTGAATGAGTTACGAATGGCAATGTGGATATCTATAATGATAGAAATCTGTGAGAAGAAGAAAGTAATTCAAGGCATAGGAAGTATTACGGGAGAAGTATCAGAAGCGCAACCTTTAATTTTCGTTTATACAGTTTGTAATTACCTCGAGCAATTGAGTGATAGTTCACCTTTGAGCCAAGAACAAAAGCTCTCTATATATTTACTAAAAATGTACTTGGAAGTTTATTTAGCAggagaagaaaatgaagaagttACTCCGCTTGCCAAACGTGCTGGAGATGTTCTACAAAAAATTTCGCAATTCGATACAAATAAAGTAGAATCTTGTAATTTATGTGGCGAAGTAATAAATGATCTATCTTGGAAAATTACTAAATGTTCACAGGGTCATATACTACCTAGGTGTGCTATTACTTTATTGCAAATAACTGGAATACATTATAGAGTATGTCGAGTTTGTGGCTTAATGTTTCATCCTTGTTTGGATCAAGTGTTTGAGAAAACGAGATGCCTTTTTTGTGATATACCTGCACATCAAGAGAATCGAGTATTAGGTTCAAAGTCTTCTGTTTCTTTAGGGAAAAGTTTGTCTAGACAAGGGATTTGTGCTTCAGAAATATCAGATGATCGACAACTGGAAGCCCTTACCGAAGAATCTTAATGTATGTACTTACATACATTAACATAgctgtaaatatttcatatgtgatatactatttttaaaatgtcaagtaatttgtaaaattgtattttcgttttataatacACATTATTACCCACAAATGACTTATCGATTAAACAGTTAAATGATGTTTGAAGAACATTATCgtgtatgtaattttatacaccttattagaaatgtttaaacattttcagtTATATACCGTCATTTTTAAAAACTCctttattatatgtattcaatttttgaatttagTTGAACATGTTATTGCCAGAGGGCAGCACTAGTTTACTTGATAGCGAGGAAAAGAAACTTAGTTAAGAAGAAAAGTTTTGACTGAGCTCAGGACTGTTTTCAACTAAGCGCAGGTTTGTTTAATTGTACACGTTTCCTTTGTCAACTTGTTGTTAAGTTTGTTACCTTGTATAATAGTCAATTTACAATGtaactattttaaataatatcaagTTATGTTTTGGAGTAGTAacttacaatgaaataaaatatttctttttattatttttaatattttgtgaatgaatttattaaatgacTGCCATAAATACTACAAAGTGGAGGATTCTGTGTACGAAAAGGTTTTAAAAGAAGTTTCATTATTATGTAGAAATTACAACGTACTCCGAAAATACGTACCAGACGAACGAATAATATAGGTTCTACAACGTCATAATAAAGAGATCcctaaataaacataaaatcaaGCATATTTCAACcataacaaatataattaatattttatgtataaacgACGTTAGagatttcaattatatattgtataaatgtttacttgttatattcataaattttaatgtaaaattattattatttattttatcacacagcatacaataatattattatttactttatcaaACATTTGTCATACTTGTTACAGGTATATTGAAAATACTACAGTAAGAACAAATTTTCGTGGCACAACTATATTATAGTAAGTTTGATTGCTTTATAACTATAATCATAAAAAAGTAATGAAGCGTTAATAGTATCAAattgtctatttattttctaatcctttaaacattaaatttaattaattttagctgtatacttaattatataattaagaaGATAATCCActggaaattatataaatctttacaagaaaatgttattttcagaCATATATAAACCATAATGTAAATTTTACTGGTCTGGGCCTTCGAAGCCAAAGAGTTAGCATATTCcatatttaattagaaacggGACACATTAAGAATATTTGCGCAGCTACTATGTCCTCTTCAAAGTAAGTAATcataaaaaactacatatattGATCTCTAGAGGtactgtattaaaatttatatttaattaatgtcagagtaaataaaacagaagaaaattcgGAACAAATATGTTATAAGAATCGGAGATATGTTTGGCCAACAACAAAGcgtaaatttgaaaaatcaaaaaaaaTTAGGGAATCAATTCGTTCATTATGCGATGATAGTAGTTCTAGTGAAGATAGCGAATCTGTTCAGCTAGCTGATTTTAATTTGCAGAAGACTAACACAAAAGATTCCTCAAAACAAGTTAAAGAACATGCTAAACATAAAAGATTAGGATTAAAACATAATAAGGATAGTTCAgtagaaaatatacaattacTTTCAAATAATAACTTAGAattggaaagaaagaaaatgtcCAATGAAAAGTGTAAGGTATCTGTGAAAGAGTCACTGAAGTCTAAGAATCATGGAAGCAATAAAAGAGAGAAAACAGACATTAGTAATGATGCAAAGGAACAAGAAGATAAAAATGGAAAGGTAGAAAGTAATGGATCAGAGACTGACAATGTATCTCAAAAACATGTTAAAAAAAGACATACCACATTAAAGTCTGCACAATCAAATTGTGTTCATTTACATAAAGATGAAGTTGAATCAAGTTCTGGTAAAGAATTTCAAGGTTGTAAAAAATCTACTCCATCAAGTACTGAAAAACATACAGATGGAAAAACTATTGAAAAGCTATGTTTTTGTCCTAAATGTAAGATTATTGCACTGTCAAACAAATTTAAGGAAGTTTGTTCagaatatgaattaaaaatgGAATGTGTGAAACGAACAcatttaaaagaagaattaacaTATCaagaatatgtaaatattataataaaacagtCAAAGGATGCAATTAGTAAACTTAAAATGTTACTAAATGCACAAGAAAATGAACTAATGCGTTTTTCTGGAGAATGGACTAAGAAATGGTGTTTACGTGATTTAATTTATGGTAGTGAGGATGAGGAAAGTATAGTCTCAGAATGTGAtagcaaagaaatattttctgaaaatgaAGGTATTCCAATAAGtattgaaaagaataaaaaaaatgaagtttcAGTACCAGTTGAAGTATCAAAAGAAACAGTAGGTTCTAATGAAACTGTTACATCCTTGGAAGATAACGATGCTGTATCTCCTATCTTaggtaataacaaaagaaaaatagtaTCCAATAAACCACATTCAAAAATCAAGTCAGTAACTGATACTTCCAAAGAAAATTCTGCAGGGTGTCAAAAAGGTAAAATGAATGACTCCTTACAAGATATATTTGATGAATTATCTGATAAAAATGATGAAGTTGATAATATTGTAGGAGATACGGAAatggaatttgaaaaattagaaactttaaaaacaaaaaaatctaaTGAAAAAATACAGACAGTGGCTGACTCAAATAATGATTCAAATGTATTAAAGGAATTTGACAATAGTGAATCAGACGTAACAGCAGAGACAACTGTTGTGCTAATGCCAGTTCTTTCTCGAGATATACCATCGTCTAGCGATGATAATGAATCAGTATCAACgcttaaaattgaaaaagatgTAAACAGATCATCCAGTGCACAATCAGAGGTGCTTAATGATGACCAACTGAAGAAACCATGGTTGGAAACAGATTCAGAAACATTTTCAACTGATGAATTCATTCCTGCAACGCCTACTAAAGTTTCTACTAACGGTAATATGAACGACATCCAAACTGAGAAATCGAAATCTGAaagagaaaatgaaacgaatgtAACAAGCGATACTTCCGTAAATGAAGACAGTGAA
Coding sequences:
- the ILP-2 gene encoding insulin-like peptide 2; translated protein: MLAYRLHVLVGLVLVVATLTSKTKHTQSDVFHNRRNRQANNSEARHYCGDRLTSALQKICDSVYYARFKRNDQETEKKGSLSSNDFHPYKSIENAKKMLKVRRLSRGIREECCLGSCSMEELRSYCGSQ
- the LOC116427169 gene encoding protein O-mannosyl-transferase Tmtc3; this translates as MGVPARGALAAIVAISAFAVYLNSLNCGFVFDDISAIKDNRDLRPHTPLKNVFYNDFWGTPMHKEQSHKSYRPLCVLTFRWNYLIHQLDPMGYHLLNVILHVGVCLLYFRTCLMFLSDSATFVSSLLFAVHPIHTEAVTGVVGRAETLSSLFYLAALITYTKCCRSKRSTGWKSLMLSMLFVFTAMLCKEQGITATAVCVLYEIFVVQKVRALDIFLTLKAAFGGKKMSLTWSSEGTKRLTALTLVTFSLLILRLHVMGSKLPVFTRFDNPASVAPTPARQLTYNYLAAVNLRLLFLPNDLCCDWTMGTIPLIESFTDIRNFATIATHTTVLGLLATAILTPNRQTSIILLMSLAMMILPFLPASNLFFPVGFVIAERVLYAPSMGFCMLIGYGWSILCDKKFKKLILFLLITLLASHSTKTFIRNYDWLDEYSIFMSGLKVNNRNAKLFNNVGHALESQGQFKEALNFFNMAVQVQGDDIGAHINVGRTYNHLKMFKEAEDAYLKAKSLLPKAKPGESYQARIAPNHLNVFVNLANLIAKNATRLEEADLLYRQAISMRADYTQAYINRGDVLIKLNRTKEAQEVYERALFYDSNNPDIYYNLGVVFLEQGKASQALAYLDKALEFDPEHEQALLNSAILLQELGRAELRKVARERLLKLLRKDSNNERVHFNLGMLAMDDHDNGSAERWFRNAVALKEDFRSALFNLALLLADEQRPLEAAPFLNQLVRFHPDHVKGLILLGDIYINNIKDLDAAENCYRRILQLDPTNIQGLHNLCVVMVERGKLGLAAQCLERAAALAPQQDYVHRHLAIVKARISRLPSDQRDTEVFDDSFWQTSPKERNFNMGDISTGSTGGSSTAPGGPGNMVNSGNQFLGKTDSVFSNHHNHIGNKKSSADSLNNNIIHLKSPSKHGRIPLNEIKSDAKEIYNDKTKPSSSSGSSKDTQKRSPEIGFSADTTELTIDRERAGKTINSEQFDQVAPIFPTGGNHTETTRQAKDTAFS
- the LOC116427171 gene encoding uncharacterized protein LOC116427171 isoform X2, which gives rise to METEEVYSLTITPPIISRFAVQWSEDNHISILNEKGIHVFEFVPNPMSPYSTIKFSRSFIYAPLIFPTEPIMNKIESKIWSMHREEIYSFIMEESLTPKISNVKEMMPKILELAWSPRNLLFPNKCLLAILTSTGAVLIAHKISTDWYPIYDLSSIRYNIIEDEITTKLKDMTNHSTSFLTLKNCVQALQASCMTWSSLLGDFAYLTVAYRNGDIIIYKVPIITYCSEIPSIKIMGTVCLNEHVKINALHWITINATKYVIVLAYFDGRIHGLTMENPDQLVEFKSIDKYYDYADRIPVGTIKTFPQTDLSTKILISKGSFLFLLHLTTNGTLKNIQHLQLEGFTISEVIRLKATKAEDLSSILPKIPSNMESLSLNELRMAMWISIMIEICEKKKVIQGIGSITGEVSEAQPLIFVYTVCNYLEQLSDSSPLSQEQKLSIYLLKMYLEVYLAGEENEEVTPLAKRAGDVLQKISQFDTNKVESCNLCGEVINDLSWKITKCSQGHILPRCAITLLQITGIHYRVCRVCGLMFHPCLDQVFEKTRCLFCDIPAHQENRVLGSKSSVSLGKSLSRQGICASEISDDRQLEALTEES
- the LOC116427171 gene encoding uncharacterized protein LOC116427171 isoform X1, whose product is METEEVYSLTITPPIISRFAVQWSEDNHISILNEKGIHVFEFVPNPMSPYSTIKFSRSFIYAPLIFPTEPIMNKIESKIWSMHREEIYSFIMEESLTPKISNVKEMMPKILELAWSPRNLLFPNKCLLAILTSTGAVLIAHKISTDWYPIYDLSSIRYNIIEDEITTKLKDMTNHSTSFLTLKNCVQALQASCMTWSSLLGDFAYLTVAYRNGDIIIYKVPIITYCSEIPSIKIMGTVCLNEHVKINALHWITINATKYVIVLAYFDGRIHGLTMENPDQLVEFKSIDKYYDYADRIPVGTIKTFPQTDLSTKILISKGSFLFLLHLTTNGTLKNIQHLQLEGFTISGLISANIDYALVTIENSLMFAIDIQKNNFSKISIKNTLQQTNVRYLGLAHSLSHAIFVNVTSPNTVYDHLVNKEPSKIHFFILKNENWNPLLILNNNREKRFELLWDCLEVIRLKATKAEDLSSILPKIPSNMESLSLNELRMAMWISIMIEICEKKKVIQGIGSITGEVSEAQPLIFVYTVCNYLEQLSDSSPLSQEQKLSIYLLKMYLEVYLAGEENEEVTPLAKRAGDVLQKISQFDTNKVESCNLCGEVINDLSWKITKCSQGHILPRCAITLLQITGIHYRVCRVCGLMFHPCLDQVFEKTRCLFCDIPAHQENRVLGSKSSVSLGKSLSRQGICASEISDDRQLEALTEES